In Microbacterium foliorum, the following proteins share a genomic window:
- a CDS encoding 5-(carboxyamino)imidazole ribonucleotide synthase, whose translation MALRVGVIGGGQLARMMIAPAVELGLDLRVLAEDEGMAAQLAATAVGDYHDLEVVRAFVADVDVVTFDHEHVPQEVLRALVAEGVAVHPGPDALQFAQDKLLMRARLEELGVPQPDWAPVRDASELQAFLDEHDGQGVVKTPRGGYDGKGVRVIRAASEAQDWLEQLPDGEALLVEELVGFVRELAQQVARRPSGEIVAYPVVETVQRDGVCAEVIAPAPHSTDRLARVAEEIGRSIAEGLGVTGMLAVELFETDDERILVNELAMRPHNSGHWSQDGAVTGQFEQHLRAVADLPLGETAPQAAWSVMVNILGGPQSGSLGDRFAGAMAAHPSAKIHTYGKAPRPGRKVGHVNVTSDDLDDAVYVARAAAAHFD comes from the coding sequence ATGGCGCTGCGCGTTGGTGTGATCGGTGGAGGCCAGCTGGCTCGGATGATGATCGCTCCGGCGGTCGAGCTCGGACTCGACCTGAGGGTGCTCGCTGAAGACGAGGGGATGGCGGCCCAGCTCGCCGCGACCGCGGTCGGCGACTATCACGACCTCGAGGTCGTCCGCGCGTTCGTCGCAGACGTCGACGTCGTCACCTTCGACCACGAGCACGTCCCCCAGGAGGTGCTGCGGGCTCTCGTCGCCGAGGGCGTCGCCGTGCACCCCGGGCCCGATGCTCTGCAGTTCGCCCAGGACAAACTCCTGATGCGGGCGCGGCTCGAAGAACTCGGCGTGCCCCAGCCCGACTGGGCGCCGGTTCGCGATGCGTCCGAGCTGCAGGCATTCCTCGACGAGCACGACGGGCAGGGTGTCGTGAAGACGCCGCGTGGTGGCTACGACGGCAAGGGCGTGCGTGTCATCCGAGCGGCGAGCGAGGCTCAGGACTGGCTCGAGCAGCTCCCCGACGGCGAGGCTCTGCTGGTCGAGGAGCTCGTCGGGTTCGTTCGCGAGCTGGCGCAGCAGGTCGCCCGCCGTCCCAGCGGCGAGATCGTCGCCTATCCGGTCGTCGAGACCGTGCAGCGTGACGGTGTCTGCGCAGAGGTGATCGCGCCGGCCCCGCATTCGACCGACCGTCTCGCCCGGGTCGCCGAGGAGATCGGGCGGTCGATCGCCGAGGGACTCGGGGTCACCGGCATGCTCGCGGTCGAGCTCTTCGAGACCGACGACGAGCGCATTCTCGTCAACGAGCTCGCGATGCGACCGCACAACAGCGGCCACTGGAGCCAGGACGGCGCCGTCACCGGGCAGTTCGAGCAGCACCTGCGTGCGGTCGCCGATCTGCCCCTCGGCGAGACCGCACCGCAGGCGGCGTGGTCCGTGATGGTGAACATCCTCGGAGGGCCGCAGAGCGGCTCGCTCGGCGACCGTTTCGCGGGAGCGATGGCCGCGCATCCTTCGGCCAAGATCCACACCTACGGGAAGGCCCCGCGCCCTGGCCGCAAGGTCGGACACGTGAACGTGACCTCCGACGACCTCGACGATGCGGTGTACGTGGCCCGTGCGGCAGCGGCTCACTTCGATTGA
- a CDS encoding ABC transporter ATP-binding protein has translation MPKISDAQPLPRIIIDDVHKTFKLRHTHSIKETALAAIRRKPLTTDFHALDGVSFEIQQGESVALLGFNGSGKSTMLKLISGVLEPDAGTVLTRGRVAGLIEVGAGFHPDLSGRENIFLNAAILGMSKKETEARYEEIVAFSEIEQFIDTEVKHYSSGMFLRLAFSVAIHTEMDVLLIDEILSVGDEPFQKKCLARVRELHDQGKTLVVVSHDLSMVSNLCDRGILLQKGKVRFDGASAEAVEVMRS, from the coding sequence TTGCCCAAGATCTCTGATGCGCAGCCTCTCCCGCGGATCATCATCGACGACGTCCACAAGACCTTCAAGCTCCGGCACACGCATTCGATCAAAGAGACTGCTCTCGCTGCGATCCGCCGCAAGCCGCTGACGACGGACTTCCATGCCCTCGACGGCGTCTCGTTCGAGATCCAGCAGGGCGAATCCGTCGCTCTGCTCGGGTTCAACGGATCCGGCAAGTCGACGATGCTGAAGCTGATCTCCGGGGTGCTCGAACCGGATGCCGGCACCGTGCTCACTCGCGGCCGCGTCGCCGGCCTCATCGAGGTCGGGGCGGGGTTCCACCCGGATCTGTCCGGACGCGAGAACATCTTCCTCAATGCCGCGATCCTAGGCATGAGCAAGAAGGAGACCGAGGCGCGGTACGAGGAGATCGTCGCATTCAGCGAGATCGAGCAGTTCATCGACACCGAGGTGAAGCACTATTCATCCGGCATGTTCCTCAGACTCGCCTTCTCCGTGGCGATCCACACCGAGATGGACGTCCTGCTGATCGACGAGATCCTCTCGGTCGGCGACGAGCCTTTCCAGAAGAAGTGCCTCGCCCGCGTCCGCGAGCTGCATGACCAAGGCAAGACACTCGTCGTCGTCAGCCACGATCTCAGCATGGTGTCGAACCTGTGCGATCGCGGCATCCTGCTTCAGAAGGGCAAGGTGCGCTTCGACGGCGCCAGCGCGGAAGCCGTCGAGGTCATGCGTTCCTGA
- a CDS encoding glycosyltransferase translates to MGARLRVVLDQLTHVVHADHASAASDLTAALISTAPAGCEVEAIVPSGVEVPITGLSDVRRLSLARRELAASWQLGIVRGVGGGLIHSPTLMAPLVRHDRLHDHDQTTVTLWDLQAWEEPDSLSKSAVAWQRAMLKRAVKHADAVVVPSHAVGARLEEIAKLSGRIRVIPGAAPCSLVVPFDATARRASLSLPSGYVVLTGSADSLEHGFRAAISAGREAVVLDAPEGSEPRLAEVAAAAGLPESRAHIRGSLSVADRAAVFAGASALVATSSHAVWPWRALEAMTLGVPVVAVDSGVHHDVIADGGVITAPTDMAEAVADAVGDGARRLSVLGADRSRSFSWLGAAERVWGLHADL, encoded by the coding sequence ATGGGTGCTCGGCTGCGTGTGGTTCTTGATCAGCTGACGCATGTCGTGCACGCGGATCACGCATCAGCGGCATCCGACCTCACCGCCGCGCTGATCTCGACAGCCCCCGCCGGTTGCGAGGTCGAGGCGATCGTCCCCTCCGGCGTCGAGGTGCCGATCACGGGTCTCTCGGATGTGCGCAGACTGTCGCTCGCGCGTCGAGAGCTCGCGGCGTCGTGGCAGCTGGGGATCGTGCGGGGGGTCGGCGGCGGTCTCATCCATTCGCCCACCCTGATGGCCCCGTTGGTGCGGCACGATCGCCTGCACGACCATGATCAGACCACAGTCACCCTGTGGGATCTGCAGGCGTGGGAAGAGCCGGACTCACTCTCGAAGAGCGCCGTCGCCTGGCAGCGGGCGATGCTGAAGAGGGCCGTCAAGCACGCGGATGCCGTCGTCGTGCCCTCGCATGCCGTCGGCGCGAGATTGGAAGAGATCGCGAAGCTGAGCGGACGGATCCGCGTGATCCCTGGAGCTGCCCCGTGCAGCCTCGTCGTGCCGTTCGATGCGACCGCACGACGCGCCTCCCTGTCTCTGCCCTCGGGCTATGTGGTGCTCACGGGCTCCGCCGATTCGCTCGAGCACGGGTTCCGGGCGGCGATCTCTGCAGGCAGGGAAGCCGTCGTGCTCGACGCGCCTGAGGGCTCAGAGCCGAGGCTGGCCGAGGTCGCCGCGGCCGCAGGACTGCCCGAATCGAGGGCGCACATCCGCGGGTCGCTGTCGGTCGCGGATCGGGCGGCGGTGTTCGCAGGCGCATCCGCTCTGGTGGCCACCAGCTCGCACGCCGTGTGGCCGTGGCGTGCTCTAGAGGCGATGACTCTCGGAGTGCCCGTGGTCGCCGTCGACAGCGGAGTGCACCACGACGTGATCGCCGACGGGGGAGTCATCACCGCGCCGACGGACATGGCCGAAGCCGTGGCCGACGCCGTCGGTGACGGCGCGCGTCGTCTGAGCGTGCTCGGCGCCGACCGGTCACGGTCCTTCTCGTGGCTCGGCGCGGCGGAACGCGTGTGGGGATTGCACGCAGATCTGTGA
- the purE gene encoding 5-(carboxyamino)imidazole ribonucleotide mutase encodes MGSDSDWRVMSDASQSLTDFAIPHEVEVVSAHRTPDKLMQYAREARGRGIRVIIAGAGGAAHLPGMLASMTALPVIGVPVPLAYLDGMDSLLSIVQMPAGIPVATVSIAGARNAGILAARILGTSDDDLADRIEAYALDLEAQVEEKNDRLKGSL; translated from the coding sequence ATGGGATCCGACTCCGACTGGCGCGTGATGAGCGACGCCTCTCAGTCGCTCACCGACTTCGCGATCCCGCACGAGGTCGAGGTCGTCTCGGCCCACCGCACCCCTGACAAGCTCATGCAGTACGCGCGGGAAGCACGCGGTCGCGGTATCCGAGTGATCATCGCCGGCGCCGGTGGGGCCGCCCACCTGCCCGGGATGCTCGCCTCGATGACGGCGCTGCCGGTCATCGGCGTCCCCGTGCCCCTCGCCTACCTCGACGGGATGGACTCCCTCCTGTCGATCGTGCAGATGCCGGCAGGCATCCCTGTCGCGACGGTGTCGATCGCGGGAGCCCGCAATGCGGGCATCCTCGCTGCGCGCATTCTCGGCACCTCCGACGACGACCTCGCCGATCGGATCGAGGCGTACGCACTCGATCTCGAAGCGCAGGTCGAGGAGAAGAACGATCGGCTGAAGGGGTCCCTGTGA
- a CDS encoding glycosyltransferase family 2 protein has translation MSVAGVVVTFNRLEKLKTVIASIEAQTHPVETLFVIDNASTDGTAEYLAALETSVPLEVVSMSTNSGGAGGFSEGMLRGYASGADHVWIMDDDCYPKPEALASLIAGFDGAVQELGGDVPFACSVVEFTDGSICEMNNPVTTWDWGRLLVKGQKNVMVTACSFVSVLIPRWAIAEYGLPYSEYFIWFDDREYTLRLTARCPGVQVLDSVVVHDMGDNRGVNFAMVDRKSLWKFSYGVRNEASWQLHHRGFLYFVEFGARLFVSLHRGRVPLDLRAKLLGKWLKGITFNPKIKYPEAEAA, from the coding sequence GTGAGTGTCGCTGGAGTGGTCGTCACGTTCAATCGGCTCGAGAAGCTGAAGACCGTGATCGCATCGATCGAGGCGCAGACGCACCCGGTCGAGACCCTGTTCGTCATCGACAACGCCTCGACCGACGGCACGGCGGAGTACCTGGCCGCGCTCGAGACGTCGGTTCCCCTCGAAGTCGTGAGCATGTCGACCAACTCCGGGGGAGCGGGCGGGTTCTCGGAGGGGATGCTGCGAGGTTACGCGTCCGGCGCAGACCATGTGTGGATCATGGATGACGACTGCTATCCGAAGCCGGAAGCCCTCGCGAGCCTCATCGCCGGTTTCGACGGGGCGGTCCAGGAGCTCGGCGGCGACGTGCCCTTCGCGTGCTCGGTGGTCGAGTTCACCGACGGCAGCATCTGCGAGATGAACAACCCGGTGACCACGTGGGACTGGGGGCGCCTGCTCGTCAAGGGGCAGAAGAACGTCATGGTGACCGCATGCTCGTTCGTGTCCGTGCTGATTCCGCGGTGGGCCATCGCGGAGTACGGGCTTCCCTATTCCGAGTACTTCATCTGGTTCGACGACCGCGAGTACACCCTTCGCCTCACCGCGCGTTGCCCCGGTGTGCAGGTGCTCGACAGCGTCGTCGTGCATGACATGGGAGACAACCGGGGTGTGAACTTCGCGATGGTCGACCGCAAGAGCCTGTGGAAGTTCTCGTACGGTGTGCGCAACGAGGCGTCCTGGCAGCTGCACCACCGCGGGTTCCTGTACTTCGTGGAGTTCGGAGCGCGCCTCTTCGTGAGCCTTCACCGCGGCCGCGTTCCGCTGGATCTGCGTGCGAAGCTGCTCGGCAAGTGGCTGAAGGGCATCACCTTCAACCCGAAGATCAAGTATCCAGAGGCGGAGGCGGCGTGA
- a CDS encoding glycosyltransferase: MTPLQALDQPALFRFEDPQTGVDLSERERRLLVGALNFHALMAPQRTLRIHLYDGSVETTPRLTDDSAFDGLSRNNRHRIESFDIVSSVSVEERESERTEAASARLVASPTRHLHVSSDGVLNSDPYRPQRPGIIGGIARSVKSRAPLLYDDARDLSLLRFRRKLTTAIEPRDYDAEFRRGGAHEDEVIVPAGPVLEGAQKAVIIGLHWFELGGAELWAFETVRLVREAGLLPIVLTNRDSHQPWVTRPELDGALLIPFSEPTVVSQTAGVEPLLRSLLRTFDVRGVVIHHNQWLYDRVAWIAASRPGIPIIDSTHIVEYTGGGYPLSSAIASKSITTHHVISPSLARWMTDVQRIPADRVVMAPLGGLTVKPKDAVFRPRSAGEQFTVAFVGRMARQKAPEVFITMARRLKRQGYSLRFILHGGGELSSWVDDIIEAEGLRADIVRRTSDTPVSDTLDEAHVLVVASHNEGLTLTTLEAIAHGVPVISTDVGAQGDIIPESALVPRYARLAARRLAEAVAPLVNDEEAREALWRKERKAEKKLLSQQSASSWFKEEVGSW; this comes from the coding sequence GTGACACCTCTTCAAGCCCTCGATCAGCCTGCACTCTTCCGTTTCGAGGACCCGCAGACGGGTGTGGATCTGTCGGAGCGCGAACGACGGCTCCTCGTCGGGGCTCTGAACTTCCATGCACTCATGGCGCCCCAGCGGACTCTGCGCATCCATCTCTATGACGGCTCGGTGGAGACGACTCCTCGGCTCACGGACGACAGCGCGTTCGACGGACTCTCGAGGAACAACCGTCACCGCATCGAGAGCTTCGACATCGTCAGCTCCGTCTCCGTCGAGGAGCGGGAGTCCGAGCGCACGGAGGCGGCGTCAGCCCGACTCGTCGCGTCGCCCACCCGGCACCTGCATGTGTCCTCCGACGGTGTTCTGAACTCCGACCCCTACCGCCCGCAGCGCCCTGGAATCATCGGCGGGATCGCGCGAAGCGTCAAGTCCCGCGCCCCGCTCCTCTACGACGATGCACGCGATCTCTCGCTGCTCAGATTCAGACGCAAGCTCACGACGGCCATCGAGCCTCGCGACTACGATGCGGAGTTCCGCCGCGGCGGTGCGCACGAGGACGAGGTGATCGTGCCGGCAGGTCCGGTCCTCGAGGGCGCGCAGAAGGCCGTGATCATCGGCCTCCACTGGTTCGAGCTCGGCGGCGCTGAGCTCTGGGCCTTCGAGACGGTGCGTCTGGTGCGTGAGGCGGGTCTGCTCCCCATCGTGCTGACGAATCGGGACTCGCACCAGCCGTGGGTCACTCGTCCCGAACTCGACGGGGCGCTGCTCATTCCCTTCTCGGAGCCCACCGTCGTGTCTCAGACGGCCGGCGTCGAGCCTCTGCTCCGTTCGCTGCTGCGCACCTTCGACGTGCGCGGCGTCGTCATCCACCACAACCAGTGGCTCTATGACCGGGTGGCGTGGATCGCCGCGTCGCGTCCAGGCATCCCCATCATCGACAGCACTCACATCGTCGAGTACACGGGCGGCGGCTATCCTCTGAGCAGTGCGATCGCATCGAAGTCGATCACCACGCACCACGTGATCTCGCCGAGCCTCGCCCGCTGGATGACAGACGTGCAGCGGATCCCCGCTGACCGTGTGGTCATGGCACCGCTCGGCGGACTCACCGTGAAGCCGAAGGATGCCGTGTTCCGGCCGCGATCTGCAGGGGAGCAGTTCACCGTCGCGTTCGTCGGCCGGATGGCGCGGCAGAAGGCTCCGGAGGTCTTCATCACGATGGCGCGACGCCTGAAGCGTCAGGGATACTCGCTCCGCTTCATACTGCACGGTGGCGGCGAGCTGTCGAGCTGGGTCGACGACATCATCGAGGCCGAGGGGCTGAGGGCCGATATCGTCCGGCGCACCTCGGACACCCCGGTCTCCGACACTCTCGACGAAGCCCATGTGCTCGTGGTGGCCTCCCACAACGAGGGCCTCACGCTCACGACCCTCGAGGCGATCGCGCACGGAGTGCCGGTGATCTCGACGGACGTCGGCGCCCAGGGTGACATCATCCCGGAGTCGGCTCTGGTCCCTCGATATGCGCGCCTCGCCGCGCGCAGGCTCGCCGAGGCTGTGGCCCCGCTCGTCAACGACGAGGAGGCGAGAGAGGCGCTGTGGCGCAAGGAGCGCAAGGCTGAGAAGAAGCTGCTGTCTCAGCAGTCCGCGAGTTCATGGTTCAAGGAAGAGGTGGGCTCGTGGTGA
- a CDS encoding LCP family protein — translation MTLAPPRGSARPLIETRPLRHPNTADAGMMTKRGWWLVLLNLLVPGSAQVLAGNRRLGRIGLGATLLAWFLVIVGAGLALFARPVLLWLTVGGGWFSAVVLTLVQVLLIAYLVLWAVLTFDVLRMVRLVRVPGPSKFAIPLVALLLLGLVGTGTGYAASYVGTARGTINTIFGQSGPSLPPSEGYYNILLLGADSGEGRDSMRFDSISVVSVNATTGAVTITGIPRELPNAPFSEGSPMQALYPNGFEGHSSNSCGWNGWMNHVRNAAEICRDDNGTGLYPDAAGHGSDAGIEATKDAAEGVLGIEIPYYVFVDMHGFAALVDALGGVDINVTERLPKGGPPDGVDPYDVDAWAIGWIEVGQQHMDGDTAQWYARSRYTTSDWDRMKRQRELQEAILAQFTPQTVLTRFNEVASAGTALISTDLPQDKLPEFFDLMTKAREQTVTTIELTPEHGVDEHAPDYGYIHEMVQQTLHPPTETPTPTP, via the coding sequence GTGACCCTTGCGCCGCCGCGAGGTTCGGCGCGACCGCTGATCGAGACCCGCCCTCTGCGGCATCCGAACACCGCGGATGCCGGGATGATGACCAAGCGCGGCTGGTGGCTTGTGCTGCTGAACCTGCTGGTGCCCGGTTCTGCTCAGGTGCTCGCCGGCAATCGCCGGCTCGGGCGCATCGGTCTCGGAGCCACGCTGCTCGCCTGGTTCCTCGTCATCGTGGGCGCGGGGCTGGCTCTGTTCGCGCGGCCGGTGCTGCTGTGGCTCACGGTCGGCGGAGGATGGTTCTCGGCGGTCGTCCTCACGCTCGTCCAGGTGCTGCTTATCGCCTACCTCGTGCTGTGGGCGGTGCTCACCTTCGACGTGCTGCGGATGGTCAGACTGGTCAGAGTTCCAGGTCCGTCGAAGTTCGCGATACCTCTCGTGGCCCTGCTTCTGCTCGGTCTCGTCGGAACGGGCACCGGATACGCCGCGTCCTATGTCGGCACCGCGCGGGGCACGATCAACACGATCTTCGGCCAGAGCGGGCCGAGCCTGCCGCCGAGCGAGGGCTACTACAACATCCTGCTGCTGGGAGCCGACAGCGGCGAGGGCCGCGACTCGATGAGGTTCGACAGCATCTCGGTGGTCTCGGTCAATGCCACCACCGGTGCCGTCACGATCACCGGCATCCCCCGTGAGCTTCCCAACGCGCCTTTCAGCGAAGGCAGCCCGATGCAAGCGCTGTATCCGAACGGCTTCGAAGGTCACAGCTCGAACTCGTGCGGGTGGAACGGCTGGATGAACCACGTGCGCAACGCCGCGGAGATCTGCCGCGACGACAACGGCACCGGGCTGTATCCGGATGCTGCGGGGCACGGTTCCGATGCGGGGATCGAGGCCACCAAGGATGCGGCCGAGGGTGTTCTCGGGATCGAGATCCCGTACTACGTCTTCGTCGACATGCACGGCTTCGCGGCGCTCGTCGACGCGCTCGGCGGAGTGGACATCAACGTGACGGAGCGGCTGCCCAAGGGCGGTCCACCCGATGGCGTGGACCCGTACGACGTGGATGCATGGGCGATCGGCTGGATCGAGGTCGGGCAGCAGCACATGGACGGCGACACCGCGCAGTGGTATGCGCGATCGCGCTACACGACCAGCGACTGGGACCGCATGAAGCGCCAGCGCGAACTGCAGGAGGCGATTCTCGCGCAGTTCACACCGCAGACCGTGCTCACACGGTTCAATGAGGTGGCGTCCGCAGGAACCGCGCTGATCAGCACCGATCTGCCTCAGGACAAGCTCCCCGAGTTCTTCGATCTGATGACCAAGGCTCGTGAGCAGACCGTCACGACGATCGAGCTCACTCCTGAGCATGGCGTCGACGAGCATGCTCCCGATTACGGCTACATCCACGAGATGGTCCAGCAGACGCTGCATCCTCCGACGGAGACACCGACACCGACACCGTGA
- a CDS encoding ABC transporter permease, giving the protein MTTPGANRGLLEVFRQRHLLSLIVRKEVQIRYRGSIFGWLWSYVKPLVQFVVFFVAIGVFLGLNDRVDFFPIYLLSGITVVTFFNEAFSNGTRSLVDNAALIKKIYLPREMFPIASMMIAAVNTVPQIIVVIAISLFFGWAPSFASLGAILLALVIIAVLASGLGLFFGSINVTFRDAQSFVEIIVMVAIWASPVMYEWTQVARVVPEWLFVLYRLNPITAAVELFHYGVWFPLGPDASPIPDVWMYGLIALVTSLIALVIGQLVFRRLEGRFAQDL; this is encoded by the coding sequence ATGACGACTCCTGGCGCGAATCGAGGACTCCTCGAGGTCTTCCGGCAAAGGCATCTGCTCTCGCTCATCGTGCGCAAGGAAGTGCAGATCCGCTACCGGGGGTCCATCTTCGGGTGGCTCTGGTCGTATGTGAAGCCGCTCGTGCAGTTCGTCGTCTTCTTCGTCGCGATCGGCGTCTTCCTCGGTCTGAACGACCGGGTCGACTTCTTCCCGATCTATCTGCTCTCCGGCATCACCGTCGTGACCTTCTTCAACGAGGCGTTCTCGAACGGCACCCGATCGCTGGTCGACAATGCGGCGCTCATCAAGAAGATCTACCTGCCCCGCGAGATGTTCCCGATCGCGAGCATGATGATCGCCGCCGTGAACACGGTGCCGCAGATCATCGTCGTCATCGCGATCTCGCTGTTCTTCGGCTGGGCTCCCTCTTTCGCCTCCCTGGGCGCGATCCTCCTGGCTCTCGTGATCATCGCCGTTCTGGCCAGCGGCCTCGGCCTCTTCTTCGGTTCCATCAACGTGACGTTCCGCGACGCGCAGAGCTTCGTCGAGATCATCGTGATGGTCGCGATCTGGGCCTCTCCCGTGATGTACGAGTGGACACAGGTCGCCAGGGTCGTGCCCGAGTGGCTCTTCGTCCTCTATCGACTGAACCCGATCACCGCCGCCGTCGAGCTGTTCCACTACGGAGTCTGGTTCCCGCTCGGACCCGATGCCTCCCCGATCCCCGACGTATGGATGTACGGGCTCATCGCACTCGTGACGTCACTCATCGCGCTGGTCATCGGCCAGCTCGTCTTCCGCCGACTGGAGGGCCGCTTTGCCCAAGATCTCTGA
- a CDS encoding DUF4012 domain-containing protein, whose translation MSDGRLPVRRRWLRWTIGVIVVFIVLAIGWVGIRGIGAVNSLQEVAASSSKLKQAIGQGDLDRAASLSSRIAHHAQSAHDLTADPVWQGFGLLPWLGPNFSAVSDVAEIADDVASDALVPVLEAAEELDLASLGLSGGAVDLAPFAQIEPSLAEASATLTSAETRALGIDADATLPPLADAVREMRSTVTQAATVVGALHGASALLPSMLGAEGPRNYVLAMQNNAELRSSGGIIGAIALLHAENGRITLVQQASTQDFPPLETPIPLSESTVALFEDRPGRYMQNLTSIPDFTEAGPAIATRWQNRFGQPVDGVIAVDAVMTENLLAATGPLTFGPFTATEDTVVDLLLSEIYATVPDPIAQDEIFSQAAGALLSAALTGADPKDLVAALSASADERRIRIWSAHEDEEAILSASTLGGALPEDDTQTHVGVLLNDTTGGKMDFYADADITTSIGSCDGEPTTQVTVTWKNDAPADAGTSLPPYVTADGFYGVPAGSTRTLITVYGPEGATPSHIDRDGEEMSVQTALLGSRSAVQHEVLLAPGESSRITVEFQGTGAGERLTVVDHTPMVTTPETSREQLRCAS comes from the coding sequence GTGAGTGACGGACGCCTGCCTGTACGTCGTCGGTGGTTGCGGTGGACCATCGGCGTGATCGTGGTCTTCATCGTGCTCGCGATCGGCTGGGTCGGCATCCGCGGTATCGGGGCAGTGAACAGCCTGCAGGAGGTCGCAGCGTCGTCGTCGAAGCTCAAGCAGGCGATCGGCCAGGGCGACCTCGACAGGGCTGCGTCGCTCTCCTCCCGCATCGCCCACCATGCCCAGTCGGCCCACGACCTGACCGCCGACCCGGTCTGGCAAGGATTCGGCCTCCTGCCGTGGCTCGGCCCGAACTTCTCGGCGGTGAGCGACGTCGCCGAGATCGCCGACGACGTCGCCTCGGACGCTCTCGTGCCCGTTCTGGAGGCCGCCGAGGAACTCGACCTGGCGAGTCTGGGGCTCTCGGGCGGAGCGGTCGACCTGGCGCCGTTCGCGCAGATCGAGCCCTCGCTCGCCGAGGCGAGCGCGACACTGACGTCTGCCGAGACGCGCGCGCTGGGGATCGACGCGGATGCGACCCTGCCCCCGCTCGCCGATGCCGTGCGGGAGATGAGATCGACGGTCACCCAGGCCGCCACGGTGGTCGGAGCGCTGCACGGAGCATCCGCGCTGCTGCCGAGCATGCTCGGCGCGGAAGGGCCCCGGAACTACGTGCTCGCGATGCAGAACAATGCGGAGCTGCGGTCTTCGGGCGGAATCATCGGGGCCATCGCACTTCTTCACGCGGAGAACGGCCGGATCACGCTCGTGCAGCAGGCCTCCACTCAGGACTTCCCCCCGCTCGAGACGCCGATCCCCCTCAGCGAGTCGACCGTCGCCCTCTTCGAGGATCGTCCGGGTCGCTACATGCAGAACCTGACGAGCATCCCGGACTTCACCGAGGCTGGGCCCGCGATCGCGACGCGATGGCAGAACCGCTTCGGGCAGCCGGTCGACGGTGTCATCGCGGTCGATGCCGTGATGACAGAGAACCTCCTCGCTGCCACAGGACCGCTCACGTTCGGGCCGTTCACCGCCACCGAGGACACCGTGGTCGACCTGCTGCTCTCCGAGATCTACGCCACCGTCCCCGATCCGATCGCACAGGACGAGATCTTCTCGCAGGCGGCGGGAGCGCTTCTGTCCGCTGCGCTGACCGGCGCGGATCCGAAGGATCTCGTCGCAGCTCTCTCTGCGTCCGCCGATGAGCGACGCATCCGCATCTGGAGCGCTCACGAGGATGAGGAGGCGATCCTGTCAGCGTCGACCCTGGGTGGGGCGCTGCCCGAGGACGACACTCAGACTCACGTCGGCGTGCTGCTGAACGACACCACCGGCGGCAAGATGGACTTCTATGCCGACGCCGACATCACGACCTCGATCGGTTCCTGCGATGGCGAACCGACCACGCAGGTGACGGTGACCTGGAAGAACGACGCTCCGGCCGACGCCGGGACCTCCCTTCCGCCGTACGTGACCGCTGACGGGTTCTACGGCGTCCCCGCCGGGTCGACCCGCACTCTGATCACGGTGTACGGCCCTGAGGGGGCGACTCCGTCTCACATCGACCGCGACGGTGAAGAGATGAGCGTGCAGACGGCTCTGCTCGGCTCCCGGTCGGCGGTTCAGCATGAGGTGCTCCTGGCCCCGGGAGAATCATCCAGGATCACCGTCGAATTCCAGGGAACCGGGGCGGGCGAGCGACTCACGGTGGTCGATCACACGCCGATGGTGACCACGCCTGAGACCTCTCGAGAACAACTGCGCTGCGCATCGTGA